From the Sporichthyaceae bacterium genome, one window contains:
- the galE gene encoding UDP-glucose 4-epimerase GalE: protein MKLLVTGGAGYIGSVVTALLLEAGHSVVVADDLSTGHADAVPPGAEFIKARIHDAVEFMDPSYDAVLHFAAKSLVGESVSRPEIYWHNNVVGTLALLDAMRQAGVHRIVFSSTAATYGEPERMPITEQTPPRPTNPYGMTKLTVDTMLGTECAAHGLGAVSLRYFNVAGSYRSFGERHDPETHLIPNLLKVAAGEVEYAKVFGTDYPTSDGTAVRDYLHIVDLADAHLRALEAIRPGKHGIYNLGSGNGYSVLEVLDAVREVTGHEIPAVDSPRRAGDPPALIASNALAAAELGWKPTRGITQMAADAWEFAQTRR from the coding sequence GTGAAGCTGTTGGTCACCGGGGGTGCCGGCTACATCGGCAGCGTGGTCACCGCGTTGCTGCTCGAGGCCGGGCACTCGGTCGTGGTCGCCGACGACCTGTCGACCGGGCATGCCGACGCGGTCCCGCCCGGCGCGGAGTTCATCAAGGCCCGGATCCATGACGCCGTCGAGTTCATGGATCCCTCCTACGACGCGGTGCTGCACTTCGCGGCGAAGTCCCTGGTCGGTGAGTCGGTGAGCCGGCCGGAGATCTACTGGCACAACAACGTGGTGGGCACGTTGGCGCTGCTCGACGCGATGCGCCAGGCAGGCGTCCACCGGATCGTGTTCTCCTCGACGGCGGCCACCTACGGCGAACCCGAGCGGATGCCGATCACCGAGCAGACGCCGCCGCGCCCGACCAACCCGTACGGGATGACCAAGCTGACCGTCGACACGATGCTCGGCACCGAGTGCGCGGCGCACGGCCTCGGGGCGGTGAGCCTGCGGTACTTCAACGTGGCCGGCTCCTACCGGAGCTTCGGCGAACGCCACGACCCGGAGACCCACCTGATCCCGAACCTGCTGAAGGTCGCCGCCGGGGAGGTCGAGTACGCGAAGGTCTTCGGCACCGACTACCCGACCTCGGACGGCACGGCGGTTCGCGACTACCTGCACATCGTCGACCTGGCCGACGCGCACCTGCGAGCGCTGGAAGCCATCCGGCCGGGCAAGCACGGGATCTACAACCTCGGCAGCGGCAACGGCTACTCAGTCCTGGAGGTGCTCGACGCGGTCCGCGAGGTGACCGGGCACGAGATCCCGGCGGTCGACTCGCCACGCCGCGCCGGCGACCCGCCGGCGCTGATCGCCTCGAACGCGCTGGCCGCCGCGGAGCTGGGCTGGAAGCCGACCCGCGGGATCACCCAGATGGCTGCCGACGCCTGGGAGTTCGCCCAGACGCGCCGCTGA